From the Lathyrus oleraceus cultivar Zhongwan6 chromosome 4, CAAS_Psat_ZW6_1.0, whole genome shotgun sequence genome, one window contains:
- the LOC127136259 gene encoding proline-rich receptor-like protein kinase PERK2, which yields MAGSPSKYAPLSHSVKIKPLASSLPQTTPIYTTSKTPPSTTRTSNSPSLKFNLATTTLPVSEAEMLNETTSPSSSPYPQSPLYYILSSDNEPSDPQSPTLAQLQARALASQQPSHSEPEPEVTSPPPKHQNPTISEQPQTPPPAQQPNPPPEQPINSEPQLTHSPSEPNPQPEQITQSPSAIPTPTTFVASITPTLNLSALNSPSPSSPASATKPETTLPTLEEAIYVFAESSIEKVKSLTINSGISDDPSAAEAIAKAKAKEATRIAAEEAAKAKTDPLTQGEDSNSGFFPLVLKILEELQKE from the exons ATGGCTGGCTCTCCAAGTAAGTATGCACCTCTCTCTCACTCTGTTAAAATAAAACCCcttgcttcttctcttccccaaaccacTCCAATATACACCACCTCTaaaactcctccctcaaccaccagaacctcTAACTCACCCTCACTTAAATTCAACCTCGCTACCACCACACTACCTGTTTCTGAAGCAGAAATGTTGAATGAAACGActtcaccatcatcatcaccataTCCACAATCCCCACTATACTACATACTCTCCTCTGACAACGAACCATCTGACCCCCAATCCCCCACTCTGGCTCAGCTACAAGcccgtgctctggcctctcaacagcCATCACACTCTGAACCTGAACCAGAAGTCACTTCCCCACCTCCTAAACATCAAAATCCAACTATATCTGAACAACCTCAAACACCACCACCTGCACAACAACCAAATCCACCTCCTGAACAACCAATCAACTCTGAACCGCAACTAACCCACTCACCATCTGAACCAAACCCACAACCTGAACAAATAACACAATCACCTTCTGCCATTCCCACACCCACAACTTTTGTTGCCTCCATAACTCCCACACTAAATCTCAGTGCCCTAAACTCACCTTCTCCATCCTCCCCAGCCTCTGCCACTAAACCAGAGACTACCCTCCCTACCCTAGAAGAAGCAATATAtgtttttgcagagtcttcaatagagaaggtcaagtctctgaccatcaatTCTGGCATTagtgatgatccctctgca GCTGAGGCAATAGCTAAAGCCAAAGCTAAAGAAGCAACTCGTATAGCTGCAGAAGAAGCTGCCAAAGCCAAAACTGACCCTCTAACTCAAGGGGAGGACTCCAACTCTGGGTTTTTCCCTCTGGTCTTGAAGATTCTAGAGGAACTACAGAAAGAATAA